A single Fluviispira vulneris DNA region contains:
- a CDS encoding complex I subunit 1/NuoH family protein: MIELSMTQILSTILLMLLGIAVGAQVAPIMSWVERRQCAILQRRVGPNRVGFFKFRIFGLGQPIADAIKLLFKEDFVPPYVHKAFYVMAPVIPVITGLAVTVAIPWGSHLIVNNQIVTLQAVNLNSGFLLIFALSSLAVYGVTLAGWSSNNKYSLLGGLRASAQMVSYEVAMGMSIIPLVFIWGTLDLQVMIARQSEILFGFLPNWGLFHAPVSFVIFLVTIFAETNRLPFDLAESEGELVAGFLTEYGAMRWSLFFLGEYSMMFVMCVLTVSMFFGGYEIPWISQHLLLEYLTPTLGEALTRWILFPIGLGVLLLKVVLLMWFFVQVRFTIPRFRYDQLMKLGWVYLLPIALVNLVVTAIITAFIKFH, from the coding sequence ATGATTGAATTAAGTATGACACAAATTTTGAGCACAATTCTTCTTATGCTTCTGGGCATTGCAGTCGGCGCACAAGTCGCTCCTATAATGAGCTGGGTCGAAAGACGTCAATGTGCTATTTTACAACGTCGAGTGGGACCCAATCGAGTCGGTTTTTTTAAATTTAGAATATTTGGACTTGGCCAACCTATTGCCGATGCAATTAAGTTACTTTTTAAAGAAGATTTTGTTCCTCCATATGTACATAAAGCATTTTACGTTATGGCTCCAGTTATACCTGTCATTACTGGGTTAGCTGTGACTGTTGCAATACCTTGGGGAAGCCATCTAATAGTAAATAATCAGATTGTTACCTTACAAGCCGTTAATTTAAACTCTGGATTTTTACTTATATTTGCGCTTTCATCTCTTGCAGTATATGGTGTTACTTTAGCAGGTTGGTCTTCCAATAATAAATATTCACTACTTGGAGGCTTACGCGCATCCGCACAAATGGTGAGCTATGAAGTCGCTATGGGTATGAGCATCATACCACTCGTGTTTATTTGGGGAACTCTCGATCTGCAAGTTATGATTGCCCGCCAATCCGAAATTCTGTTTGGCTTTTTACCAAATTGGGGACTATTTCATGCCCCAGTATCATTTGTAATTTTTCTCGTCACAATTTTTGCAGAAACAAATCGTCTTCCATTTGACCTCGCTGAGAGCGAAGGAGAGTTGGTCGCTGGATTTTTAACCGAGTATGGAGCAATGCGCTGGTCACTCTTTTTCCTCGGTGAATATTCCATGATGTTTGTTATGTGTGTCTTAACTGTCTCAATGTTTTTTGGTGGTTATGAAATCCCATGGATATCTCAACATCTCCTTTTGGAATATCTCACCCCAACATTAGGTGAAGCTTTAACAAGATGGATTCTTTTCCCAATTGGCCTTGGAGTTCTTTTATTAAAAGTAGTGTTACTTATGTGGTTTTTTGTACAAGTACGCTTTACAATTCCACGTTTCCGCTACGATCAACTCATGAAATTAGGTTGGGTTTATCTTCTCCCAATTGCTCTTGTTAATTTGGTTGTGACTGCAATTATAACTGCATTTATAAAATTTCACTAA
- a CDS encoding NADH-quinone oxidoreductase subunit J has protein sequence MAIQISFMIMGILAVFLSAAMITRKWPVTAAMLLIIIMMLLAGMYGLLGAHFSAVAQIIVYAGAIMVVFVFVIMLLNLPPEELRYGRVTLNEIILISIGFLGALFLGTKVGQGYLTSGLNSTTLINARPPYYPAQMNENVKNVSSLLFTDYLWAFEIVSFLILAAIVGSIVIAKKAKVNDAKSS, from the coding sequence ATGGCAATTCAAATTTCTTTCATGATCATGGGAATTCTTGCGGTATTCTTATCCGCAGCAATGATCACACGTAAGTGGCCTGTTACGGCCGCAATGCTCCTCATTATTATTATGATGCTTCTTGCAGGAATGTATGGACTTCTTGGCGCTCATTTTTCTGCTGTTGCCCAAATAATTGTTTATGCTGGCGCTATTATGGTTGTGTTCGTATTCGTAATTATGCTTTTAAATTTACCACCTGAAGAATTAAGATATGGAAGAGTTACCTTAAATGAAATAATATTAATTAGTATTGGATTTCTTGGCGCACTCTTTTTGGGAACAAAAGTTGGCCAAGGATATCTCACTTCAGGTCTCAATTCCACAACACTTATCAATGCTCGTCCTCCTTATTATCCTGCACAAATGAATGAAAATGTAAAAAATGTTTCATCCCTTCTGTTCACAGATTACCTTTGGGCTTTTGAAATAGTTAGCTTTTTAATATTAGCAGCAATTGTTGGATCTATTGTCATAGCAAAGAAAGCGAAGGTGAATGATGCCAAGTCTTCCTGA
- the nuoK gene encoding NADH-quinone oxidoreductase subunit NuoK, whose protein sequence is MMPSLPELGIYFSLLLFIVGIFGVMFRKNIIFMMLSVEVMLNAANLAFISASALTNTIDGQVVMFFVMAVAACEAGIGLALIISLYRAKSSIEIDDLRMLRG, encoded by the coding sequence ATGATGCCAAGTCTTCCTGAATTGGGTATATATTTTTCATTATTATTATTTATTGTTGGTATTTTTGGCGTCATGTTTAGAAAAAATATTATCTTTATGATGCTCAGTGTTGAAGTGATGTTAAATGCTGCTAATCTTGCATTTATTAGCGCAAGCGCACTTACAAATACCATTGATGGTCAGGTCGTTATGTTTTTTGTTATGGCAGTCGCAGCATGTGAAGCAGGAATTGGCTTGGCTCTTATCATTTCTCTTTACAGAGCTAAATCAAGCATAGAGATCGACGATCTCAGAATGCTGAGAGGTTAA
- the nuoL gene encoding NADH-quinone oxidoreductase subunit L, with amino-acid sequence MHDQILLALIVLFPLIGALLNAFVFRNLSVVVACLTATLAVAIPFILSLILFFGPIVKGTPVVAELFDWITVPLINGKEFNISFALTADRLSGLFLLVITGVGTLIHLYSGEYMHHENRPYRFFVYLNLFIVSMLLLVLGSNMLVTFLGWEGVGVCSYLLIGYWYEDTANSMAAIKAFIANRVGDAGFLIAMFLCYMLFKTINYSEIATIIASTPNIFFTTHSLEITLIGLCLLLGVAGKSAQIPLYTWLPDAMAGPTPVSALIHAATMVTSGIYLMNRVSFVLVLSPTVMTTIAVVGAATAILSATIGFAQTDIKKVLAYSTCSQLGYMVLACGVGAFQYGVSHVITHAFFKACLFLGAGSVIHAMHHEQDIRKMGGLFKRMPITSITFIIATLAIIGFPGFSGFFSKDAILAAAWSGPFGNPILWFVGWITAGFTAFYMLRLTWLVFFGESRAEHPEKIHETNYVITLPLIILAIFSALGGLIAIPEVFTGKEDFITRFLSPVLMRSEEILKASGIHGNPLSHSMEFGLMGASIIIVFIGALFAITVYKKGPQGGERFANAFGGFYRLIRDKWRVDELYNLVIYQPLAHFGSFLYRIIDRKVIDGVVNGIPETLYTGTSVASDSQSGMARNYLKFIYIGVFVFGLILFL; translated from the coding sequence ATGCACGATCAAATTCTTCTTGCACTCATAGTACTTTTTCCACTTATTGGTGCACTTTTAAATGCATTTGTTTTTAGAAACTTGAGCGTCGTCGTTGCATGTTTGACAGCAACTTTAGCGGTAGCTATCCCTTTTATATTATCTCTCATTTTATTTTTTGGCCCGATCGTTAAAGGAACACCAGTTGTTGCTGAATTATTCGATTGGATAACCGTTCCATTAATTAACGGAAAAGAATTTAATATTTCTTTTGCATTGACAGCTGATAGATTATCAGGGTTGTTTTTACTTGTGATAACTGGTGTAGGTACACTTATTCACCTTTATTCAGGTGAATATATGCATCATGAAAATCGGCCTTATCGTTTCTTTGTTTATTTAAATTTATTTATTGTTTCAATGCTTCTGCTAGTTCTTGGCTCGAATATGCTTGTTACTTTCTTGGGTTGGGAAGGCGTGGGAGTTTGCTCTTATCTTTTAATTGGCTATTGGTATGAAGACACAGCAAATTCAATGGCAGCAATCAAAGCATTTATTGCAAATAGAGTAGGTGATGCTGGATTTTTAATTGCCATGTTTCTTTGCTATATGCTTTTTAAGACGATTAACTATAGTGAAATCGCAACAATTATTGCTTCAACACCAAATATCTTCTTTACAACACATTCATTAGAAATCACCTTAATTGGTCTTTGCTTATTACTTGGAGTTGCAGGTAAATCTGCACAAATTCCACTTTATACATGGCTTCCCGATGCCATGGCCGGTCCAACGCCTGTTTCAGCACTTATCCATGCGGCCACGATGGTGACCTCTGGTATTTATCTTATGAACAGAGTGAGCTTTGTACTCGTCTTAAGTCCAACAGTTATGACTACAATTGCAGTCGTTGGCGCAGCTACAGCTATTTTATCCGCAACAATCGGTTTTGCTCAAACAGATATTAAGAAAGTATTGGCGTACTCAACTTGCAGTCAGCTAGGCTATATGGTTTTAGCTTGCGGTGTTGGAGCCTTCCAATACGGTGTGTCTCATGTCATAACCCATGCGTTTTTCAAAGCCTGCCTCTTTCTAGGTGCAGGAAGCGTTATTCATGCTATGCACCACGAGCAAGATATTCGTAAAATGGGCGGTCTTTTCAAAAGAATGCCAATAACAAGTATTACATTTATTATTGCGACACTTGCTATTATAGGCTTCCCAGGATTTTCTGGATTTTTCTCAAAAGATGCTATTTTGGCTGCTGCTTGGTCAGGACCATTTGGCAACCCGATTCTCTGGTTCGTGGGTTGGATTACAGCAGGATTCACCGCATTTTATATGCTGCGCCTCACATGGTTGGTGTTTTTTGGCGAATCGCGAGCAGAGCATCCTGAAAAAATACATGAAACAAATTATGTTATAACATTGCCACTCATTATCCTCGCAATATTTTCTGCCTTAGGCGGATTGATTGCTATTCCAGAAGTTTTTACTGGAAAAGAAGATTTTATCACAAGATTTTTATCTCCTGTTCTTATGCGATCTGAAGAGATTTTAAAAGCAAGCGGTATCCATGGAAATCCATTAAGCCATTCCATGGAATTTGGACTCATGGGTGCATCGATTATAATTGTGTTCATTGGAGCATTGTTTGCAATCACTGTTTACAAAAAAGGACCTCAAGGTGGCGAACGCTTTGCAAATGCATTTGGTGGTTTTTATAGATTAATAAGAGATAAATGGCGTGTCGACGAACTTTATAATCTCGTAATTTACCAACCATTAGCTCATTTTGGTAGTTTTCTTTATAGAATTATTGATCGGAAAGTTATTGATGGCGTAGTAAATGGCATCCCTGAAACTCTATATACTGGCACGAGTGTTGCAAGCGACTCTCAGTCAGGTATGGCAAGAAATTACCTCAAGTTCATCTATATTGGTGTTTTTGTTTTTGGGTTAATTCTATTTCTTTGA
- a CDS encoding complex I subunit 4 family protein: MIDEISQWILSLLIVFPVLAALLILVIPGKDDSRIHRHIAMGATILEFIFSLHLVRHFVPNTAQFQFSQVANWLPSSTGIKYIVGVDGVNLILVLLSTIFCAIVMMTTYTSLKTKVKGFLALFLLLESAIIGVFVSLDVVLFYVFWELSLIPVYFMIGIWGGKDRIYATLKLFIYGVIGSLLMLVALIYLYFAHANSHGGIYSSNLLDLYSTAVALPFNVQAWLFLAVTLAFGIKVPIFPFHTWLPDTYEQAPATYTLMSGVILKLATYGLIRFSICLFPSAAAYYAKPIMILAVIGILYGALIAWKQTNVRRIMAFSSLSHLGFIVIGIFSLNTLGLQGALYQMLNHAITAGALFILFNILYERRNSFELDDFGGLAKVMPWYAFFFVIAAMGSVALPSTGSFIGEWLILIGSFQANPILGALATIGVIIGAVYILWATYKILFGPITHEENKKLAGMHKHEVIQLVILSVFIFVLGFSSSGILEHTKPTLVNIERSIKNNSAYSSELANTKNGILMPLSKFSSEIEQGVK; the protein is encoded by the coding sequence ATGATAGATGAAATTTCGCAGTGGATTTTATCCCTGCTCATAGTTTTTCCAGTTTTAGCAGCATTGCTAATATTAGTGATTCCAGGAAAAGATGACTCCCGAATTCACAGACATATTGCAATGGGTGCAACAATTCTTGAATTTATTTTTTCACTCCATTTAGTGAGACATTTTGTTCCAAACACAGCACAGTTTCAATTTTCACAAGTTGCAAACTGGTTACCAAGTTCAACAGGAATAAAATATATTGTTGGGGTTGATGGAGTTAATTTAATTCTCGTACTTTTATCTACTATATTTTGTGCAATTGTTATGATGACAACTTACACCTCTCTCAAAACAAAAGTAAAAGGTTTTCTTGCCTTATTTTTGTTACTTGAGTCGGCAATAATTGGTGTATTTGTTTCACTCGACGTTGTTTTATTTTATGTTTTTTGGGAACTCAGCCTTATTCCAGTTTACTTTATGATTGGTATTTGGGGTGGGAAAGACAGAATATATGCAACTTTAAAACTATTTATTTATGGAGTTATTGGCAGCTTATTAATGCTTGTTGCTCTTATATATTTATACTTCGCACACGCAAACAGTCATGGTGGAATTTATTCATCAAATCTTCTAGATTTATATTCAACAGCTGTTGCACTCCCATTTAATGTACAAGCTTGGTTATTTCTTGCTGTTACTTTAGCATTTGGAATCAAAGTACCTATTTTCCCTTTTCACACATGGTTACCCGACACATACGAACAGGCACCAGCAACTTATACACTTATGTCAGGTGTTATTTTAAAGTTAGCTACATATGGACTTATTCGCTTTAGCATCTGCTTATTCCCAAGTGCAGCAGCTTATTATGCAAAACCAATTATGATTCTTGCAGTGATAGGTATTCTTTATGGTGCACTTATTGCTTGGAAACAAACAAATGTTCGAAGAATTATGGCATTTTCTTCTTTAAGCCATTTAGGTTTTATTGTTATAGGGATTTTTTCCTTAAATACTCTAGGCCTCCAAGGCGCTCTCTATCAAATGCTCAATCATGCTATTACTGCAGGTGCGCTCTTTATTTTATTTAATATTTTATATGAAAGAAGAAATTCTTTTGAACTAGACGACTTTGGTGGTCTTGCTAAAGTGATGCCTTGGTATGCTTTTTTCTTTGTCATAGCAGCAATGGGTTCTGTAGCTTTGCCAAGTACAGGAAGTTTTATTGGAGAATGGCTCATTTTAATAGGCTCATTTCAAGCAAATCCCATTTTAGGTGCGCTTGCTACGATTGGAGTTATTATTGGGGCTGTTTATATTCTTTGGGCTACCTATAAAATATTATTCGGACCAATCACTCACGAAGAAAATAAAAAGCTTGCTGGAATGCATAAACATGAAGTTATTCAATTAGTAATATTATCAGTATTTATTTTTGTTCTCGGATTTTCTTCATCGGGAATTCTTGAGCACACAAAACCAACTCTTGTTAATATTGAAAGAAGTATTAAAAATAATTCAGCATATTCGTCTGAACTTGCCAATACAAAAAATGGAATTCTTATGCCTTTGAGTAAATTCTCATCAGAAATTGAACAAGGAGTAAAATGA
- a CDS encoding NADH-quinone oxidoreductase subunit N, with amino-acid sequence MSSNFMMSRLPEIVKDAIQNRLWNDILPSSEFYILAAPILLLLIGSLITMILGVFKTDPEKPCYPSWYVAVFICFASAALAITAKIKAPVAFLGSGVLIDEISSVSFTVIAIGTLFTLMASSMTAIGKQLLRSELISLLLMSAAGLMIMCSAGEFLGFFIGLELTSISLYVLVGYQRKSFQGMEAAIKYFILGAAASAIILMGAALIYASIGSLRFSDFRNLNISVNNPFSLLGVLLLFCGLSFKLAIAPFHSWAPDVYQGANSHLTGFMASLVKFSIAIVFMRILSSSLGEGNHTSLIVMFWILGAFSIVVGSLFGLVHNSLKRMLAYSSVANAGYFCLAFASLASNPTSLEAKQSLLSYAVIYAVLSMGAFTVIAWFEDSNREDLLKEELSGMGSKKPFAAFALTVFLFGFAGIPPVAGFFGKFFLLLSAVNQGLIGLSIILVVFSCLSLYYYLSVMVEMWFKPSTRYSAQSNQNSETNSGMLILSLIAVIASLFIGIFGPRWALNLDYSQAVEKNMRILNTADIIKEQTQADASVIHYPR; translated from the coding sequence ATGTCGTCAAATTTTATGATGTCTCGACTCCCAGAAATTGTAAAAGATGCAATTCAAAATAGATTATGGAATGATATTTTACCAAGTTCTGAATTCTATATTCTTGCAGCGCCCATTTTATTGTTATTAATTGGTTCACTTATCACTATGATTTTAGGAGTGTTCAAAACAGACCCTGAAAAACCTTGTTACCCTTCATGGTACGTAGCTGTTTTCATATGTTTTGCTTCGGCAGCACTCGCTATCACTGCAAAGATTAAAGCTCCAGTCGCTTTTCTTGGCAGCGGTGTTTTAATTGATGAGATTTCTTCTGTATCTTTTACTGTCATCGCAATTGGTACTTTATTCACTTTAATGGCAAGTTCAATGACTGCGATTGGTAAACAATTGTTACGTTCAGAATTAATTTCGCTATTATTAATGTCTGCAGCTGGACTCATGATAATGTGCTCGGCTGGAGAGTTTCTCGGATTTTTTATTGGTCTCGAATTAACAAGTATTTCTCTCTATGTTCTTGTTGGCTACCAAAGAAAAAGCTTTCAAGGTATGGAAGCAGCAATTAAATATTTTATTCTAGGTGCCGCAGCATCAGCTATTATTTTAATGGGCGCAGCTCTTATTTATGCAAGTATTGGTTCTTTACGTTTTTCCGACTTTAGAAATTTAAATATTTCAGTAAACAATCCGTTCTCGCTTCTCGGAGTTCTCCTATTATTTTGTGGTCTCTCATTTAAACTGGCCATTGCACCATTTCACTCTTGGGCACCAGATGTTTATCAGGGAGCAAACTCACACCTGACAGGCTTTATGGCTTCTTTAGTTAAGTTCAGTATTGCCATTGTTTTTATGAGAATATTAAGCTCTAGTTTAGGCGAAGGTAATCATACAAGTTTAATTGTAATGTTCTGGATTCTAGGAGCATTCTCCATCGTTGTGGGTTCACTTTTCGGTCTTGTACACAACAGCCTAAAACGCATGCTCGCTTATTCTTCTGTTGCCAATGCAGGTTACTTTTGCCTTGCTTTTGCATCACTTGCTTCAAATCCAACAAGCTTAGAAGCGAAACAATCTCTTTTGTCATACGCAGTCATTTACGCTGTATTAAGCATGGGTGCATTTACAGTTATTGCTTGGTTTGAAGACAGTAATAGAGAAGATCTCTTGAAAGAAGAACTCTCAGGCATGGGATCTAAAAAACCATTTGCTGCCTTTGCTCTCACTGTTTTCCTTTTTGGTTTTGCAGGTATTCCACCAGTGGCAGGCTTTTTTGGAAAATTCTTTTTACTACTCTCTGCAGTGAATCAAGGTCTCATTGGTTTATCAATTATTTTAGTCGTATTTAGCTGCTTGTCACTTTATTATTATCTTTCTGTAATGGTTGAAATGTGGTTTAAACCATCCACACGGTATTCAGCACAAAGCAATCAAAATTCAGAAACAAATTCTGGGATGCTTATTTTATCATTAATTGCTGTGATTGCTTCATTATTTATTGGTATTTTTGGCCCACGTTGGGCTCTTAATCTTGATTATTCACAAGCAGTTGAAAAAAATATGAGAATTCTAAATACAGCGGATATAATCAAAGAGCAAACTCAAGCTGATGCTTCGGTTATTCATTATCCCCGCTAA